A region of Bombus huntii isolate Logan2020A chromosome 15, iyBomHunt1.1, whole genome shotgun sequence DNA encodes the following proteins:
- the LOC126873784 gene encoding calcium/calmodulin-dependent protein kinase type 1-like isoform X2 has translation MPLFGKKDSNKKIKKDGKDDKSPSVEDKYILKELLGTGAFSEVRLAESKEKPGQMFAVKIIDKKALKGKEDSLENEIRVLRRLTHPNIVQLLETFEDKHKVYLVMELVTGGELFDRIVEKGSYTEKDASGLIRQVLEAVDYMHDQGVVHRDLKPENLLYYNPDEDSKIMISDFGLSKMEDSGIMATACGTPGYVAPEVLAQKPYGKAVDVWSIGVISYILLCGYPPFYDENDANLFAQILKGEFEFDSPYWDDISESAKDFIHKLMCVNVEERFSCKQALAHPWISGNAASNKNIHGSVGMSSSSLMVAASLPRSHGHTSNATAGTQQRPTAAGPRINRPLQRQPHAIPRSIAIQPQLPTQISGASDQPQLKEIRESPLPVSSLVVSSPIPIPITPNSPLYLRNKRFKLWGSTRTALSTLFQTNVSYLRKQRKYKKS, from the exons ATGCCGCTCTTCGGTAAAAAGGATTCGAATAAAAAGATCAAGAAAGATGGGAAAGACGATAAATCGCCGTCTGTCGAGGACAAATACATCCTAAAGGAGTTGCTTGGAAC GGGTGCTTTCTCTGAAGTACGTTTGGCAGAAAGTAAAGAAAAGCCTGGTCAAATGTTTGCTGTGAAAATCATTGATAAAAAAGCATTGAAAGGAAAAGAGGATTctttagaaaatgaaattagaGTGTTGCGAAG GTTAACACATCCAAATATTGTTCAATTACTGGAAACATTTGAGGATAAACACAAAGTTTATTTAGTTATGGAATT GGTTACCGGTGGAGAACTATTTGATAGAATTGTCGAAAAAGGTTCCTATACAGAGAAAGATGCATCAGGTTTAATAAGACAAGTTTTAGAAGCTGTGGATTATATGCATGATCAAGGTGTTGTGCATAGGGACCTTAAACCTGAAAaccttttatattataatccAGATGAAGATAGCAAGATCATGATTAGTGACTTTGGACTGTCGAAAATGGAAGACTCTGGTATTATGGCAACTGCTTGTGGTACTCCAGGATATGTTG cTCCAGAAGTCTTAGCACAAAAGCCGTATGGAAAAGCTGTAGATGTGTGGAGTATAGGAGTCATTTCTTACATCTTATTATGTGGTTATCCTCCATTTTATGACGAAAACGATGCGAACCTGTTTGCACAAATTTTAAAAG gtgaatttgaatttgattcGCCGTACTGGGACGATATCAGTGAGTCTGCAAAGGATTTCATTCACAAATTGATGTGCGTCAATGTCGAGGAGCGCTTTAGTTGCAAACAAGCCCTTGCACATCCTTG GATATCCGGCAATGCTGCtagcaataaaaatatccaTG GCTCCGTAGGAATGTCTTCCTCTTCTCTCATGGTTGCAGCAAGCCTACCACGCAGCCACGGTCATACGTCAAATGCAACGGCTGGCACTCAACAGCGGCCAACAGCAGCAGGGCCCAGGATCAACAGGCCCCTCCAGCGGCAACCCCACGCCATACCCCGATCAATCGCAATCCAACCCCAGTTACCAACCCAGATCAGTGGAGCCTCCGACCAACCTCAATTGAAGGAAATACGCGAGTCACCATTGCCGGTGTCAAGCTTGGTGGTCTCGAGTCCTATTCCCATTCCGATCACTCCAAATTCACCATTATACTTACGCAACAAACGCTTCAAGCTGTGGGGTAGCACACGCACTGCTCTGTCTACTCTATTTCAAACGAATGTATCGTATCTTAGAAAGCAAAGAAAGTATAAGAAAAGCTGA
- the LOC126873784 gene encoding calcium/calmodulin-dependent protein kinase type 1-like isoform X6, whose translation MPLFGKKDSNKKIKKDGKDDKSPSVEDKYILKELLGTGAFSEVRLAESKEKPGQMFAVKIIDKKALKGKEDSLENEIRVLRRLTHPNIVQLLETFEDKHKVYLVMELVTGGELFDRIVEKGSYTEKDASGLIRQVLEAVDYMHDQGVVHRDLKPENLLYYNPDEDSKIMISDFGLSKMEDSGIMATACGTPGYVAPEVLAQKPYGKAVDVWSIGVISYILLCGYPPFYDENDANLFAQILKGEFEFDSPYWDDISESAKDFIHKLMCVNVEERFSCKQALAHPWISGNAASNKNIHGTVSEQLKKNFAKSRWKQAYHAATVIRQMQRLALNSGQQQQGPGSTGPSSGNPTPYPDQSQSNPSYQPRSVEPPTNLN comes from the exons ATGCCGCTCTTCGGTAAAAAGGATTCGAATAAAAAGATCAAGAAAGATGGGAAAGACGATAAATCGCCGTCTGTCGAGGACAAATACATCCTAAAGGAGTTGCTTGGAAC GGGTGCTTTCTCTGAAGTACGTTTGGCAGAAAGTAAAGAAAAGCCTGGTCAAATGTTTGCTGTGAAAATCATTGATAAAAAAGCATTGAAAGGAAAAGAGGATTctttagaaaatgaaattagaGTGTTGCGAAG GTTAACACATCCAAATATTGTTCAATTACTGGAAACATTTGAGGATAAACACAAAGTTTATTTAGTTATGGAATT GGTTACCGGTGGAGAACTATTTGATAGAATTGTCGAAAAAGGTTCCTATACAGAGAAAGATGCATCAGGTTTAATAAGACAAGTTTTAGAAGCTGTGGATTATATGCATGATCAAGGTGTTGTGCATAGGGACCTTAAACCTGAAAaccttttatattataatccAGATGAAGATAGCAAGATCATGATTAGTGACTTTGGACTGTCGAAAATGGAAGACTCTGGTATTATGGCAACTGCTTGTGGTACTCCAGGATATGTTG cTCCAGAAGTCTTAGCACAAAAGCCGTATGGAAAAGCTGTAGATGTGTGGAGTATAGGAGTCATTTCTTACATCTTATTATGTGGTTATCCTCCATTTTATGACGAAAACGATGCGAACCTGTTTGCACAAATTTTAAAAG gtgaatttgaatttgattcGCCGTACTGGGACGATATCAGTGAGTCTGCAAAGGATTTCATTCACAAATTGATGTGCGTCAATGTCGAGGAGCGCTTTAGTTGCAAACAAGCCCTTGCACATCCTTG GATATCCGGCAATGCTGCtagcaataaaaatatccaTGGTACTGTATCTGAACAACTTAAAAAGAATTTCGCCAAATCAAGGTGGAAG CAAGCCTACCACGCAGCCACGGTCATACGTCAAATGCAACGGCTGGCACTCAACAGCGGCCAACAGCAGCAGGGCCCAGGATCAACAGGCCCCTCCAGCGGCAACCCCACGCCATACCCCGATCAATCGCAATCCAACCCCAGTTACCAACCCAGATCAGTGGAGCCTCCGACCAACCTCAATTGA
- the LOC126873784 gene encoding calcium/calmodulin-dependent protein kinase type 1-like isoform X1, which yields MPLFGKKDSNKKIKKDGKDDKSPSVEDKYILKELLGTGAFSEVRLAESKEKPGQMFAVKIIDKKALKGKEDSLENEIRVLRRLTHPNIVQLLETFEDKHKVYLVMELVTGGELFDRIVEKGSYTEKDASGLIRQVLEAVDYMHDQGVVHRDLKPENLLYYNPDEDSKIMISDFGLSKMEDSGIMATACGTPGYVAPEVLAQKPYGKAVDVWSIGVISYILLCGYPPFYDENDANLFAQILKGIILVFVCCYIHASVTVIGEFEFDSPYWDDISESAKDFIHKLMCVNVEERFSCKQALAHPWISGNAASNKNIHGSVGMSSSSLMVAASLPRSHGHTSNATAGTQQRPTAAGPRINRPLQRQPHAIPRSIAIQPQLPTQISGASDQPQLKEIRESPLPVSSLVVSSPIPIPITPNSPLYLRNKRFKLWGSTRTALSTLFQTNVSYLRKQRKYKKS from the exons ATGCCGCTCTTCGGTAAAAAGGATTCGAATAAAAAGATCAAGAAAGATGGGAAAGACGATAAATCGCCGTCTGTCGAGGACAAATACATCCTAAAGGAGTTGCTTGGAAC GGGTGCTTTCTCTGAAGTACGTTTGGCAGAAAGTAAAGAAAAGCCTGGTCAAATGTTTGCTGTGAAAATCATTGATAAAAAAGCATTGAAAGGAAAAGAGGATTctttagaaaatgaaattagaGTGTTGCGAAG GTTAACACATCCAAATATTGTTCAATTACTGGAAACATTTGAGGATAAACACAAAGTTTATTTAGTTATGGAATT GGTTACCGGTGGAGAACTATTTGATAGAATTGTCGAAAAAGGTTCCTATACAGAGAAAGATGCATCAGGTTTAATAAGACAAGTTTTAGAAGCTGTGGATTATATGCATGATCAAGGTGTTGTGCATAGGGACCTTAAACCTGAAAaccttttatattataatccAGATGAAGATAGCAAGATCATGATTAGTGACTTTGGACTGTCGAAAATGGAAGACTCTGGTATTATGGCAACTGCTTGTGGTACTCCAGGATATGTTG cTCCAGAAGTCTTAGCACAAAAGCCGTATGGAAAAGCTGTAGATGTGTGGAGTATAGGAGTCATTTCTTACATCTTATTATGTGGTTATCCTCCATTTTATGACGAAAACGATGCGAACCTGTTTGCACAAATTTTAAAAG gTATTATTCTAGTTTTTGTATGCTGCTATATACATGCTAGTGTA ACTGTTATAggtgaatttgaatttgattcGCCGTACTGGGACGATATCAGTGAGTCTGCAAAGGATTTCATTCACAAATTGATGTGCGTCAATGTCGAGGAGCGCTTTAGTTGCAAACAAGCCCTTGCACATCCTTG GATATCCGGCAATGCTGCtagcaataaaaatatccaTG GCTCCGTAGGAATGTCTTCCTCTTCTCTCATGGTTGCAGCAAGCCTACCACGCAGCCACGGTCATACGTCAAATGCAACGGCTGGCACTCAACAGCGGCCAACAGCAGCAGGGCCCAGGATCAACAGGCCCCTCCAGCGGCAACCCCACGCCATACCCCGATCAATCGCAATCCAACCCCAGTTACCAACCCAGATCAGTGGAGCCTCCGACCAACCTCAATTGAAGGAAATACGCGAGTCACCATTGCCGGTGTCAAGCTTGGTGGTCTCGAGTCCTATTCCCATTCCGATCACTCCAAATTCACCATTATACTTACGCAACAAACGCTTCAAGCTGTGGGGTAGCACACGCACTGCTCTGTCTACTCTATTTCAAACGAATGTATCGTATCTTAGAAAGCAAAGAAAGTATAAGAAAAGCTGA
- the LOC126873784 gene encoding calcium/calmodulin-dependent protein kinase type 1-like isoform X3 — translation MGAFSEVRLAESKEKPGQMFAVKIIDKKALKGKEDSLENEIRVLRRLTHPNIVQLLETFEDKHKVYLVMELVTGGELFDRIVEKGSYTEKDASGLIRQVLEAVDYMHDQGVVHRDLKPENLLYYNPDEDSKIMISDFGLSKMEDSGIMATACGTPGYVAPEVLAQKPYGKAVDVWSIGVISYILLCGYPPFYDENDANLFAQILKGIILVFVCCYIHASVTVIGEFEFDSPYWDDISESAKDFIHKLMCVNVEERFSCKQALAHPWISGNAASNKNIHGSVGMSSSSLMVAASLPRSHGHTSNATAGTQQRPTAAGPRINRPLQRQPHAIPRSIAIQPQLPTQISGASDQPQLKEIRESPLPVSSLVVSSPIPIPITPNSPLYLRNKRFKLWGSTRTALSTLFQTNVSYLRKQRKYKKS, via the exons AT GGGTGCTTTCTCTGAAGTACGTTTGGCAGAAAGTAAAGAAAAGCCTGGTCAAATGTTTGCTGTGAAAATCATTGATAAAAAAGCATTGAAAGGAAAAGAGGATTctttagaaaatgaaattagaGTGTTGCGAAG GTTAACACATCCAAATATTGTTCAATTACTGGAAACATTTGAGGATAAACACAAAGTTTATTTAGTTATGGAATT GGTTACCGGTGGAGAACTATTTGATAGAATTGTCGAAAAAGGTTCCTATACAGAGAAAGATGCATCAGGTTTAATAAGACAAGTTTTAGAAGCTGTGGATTATATGCATGATCAAGGTGTTGTGCATAGGGACCTTAAACCTGAAAaccttttatattataatccAGATGAAGATAGCAAGATCATGATTAGTGACTTTGGACTGTCGAAAATGGAAGACTCTGGTATTATGGCAACTGCTTGTGGTACTCCAGGATATGTTG cTCCAGAAGTCTTAGCACAAAAGCCGTATGGAAAAGCTGTAGATGTGTGGAGTATAGGAGTCATTTCTTACATCTTATTATGTGGTTATCCTCCATTTTATGACGAAAACGATGCGAACCTGTTTGCACAAATTTTAAAAG gTATTATTCTAGTTTTTGTATGCTGCTATATACATGCTAGTGTA ACTGTTATAggtgaatttgaatttgattcGCCGTACTGGGACGATATCAGTGAGTCTGCAAAGGATTTCATTCACAAATTGATGTGCGTCAATGTCGAGGAGCGCTTTAGTTGCAAACAAGCCCTTGCACATCCTTG GATATCCGGCAATGCTGCtagcaataaaaatatccaTG GCTCCGTAGGAATGTCTTCCTCTTCTCTCATGGTTGCAGCAAGCCTACCACGCAGCCACGGTCATACGTCAAATGCAACGGCTGGCACTCAACAGCGGCCAACAGCAGCAGGGCCCAGGATCAACAGGCCCCTCCAGCGGCAACCCCACGCCATACCCCGATCAATCGCAATCCAACCCCAGTTACCAACCCAGATCAGTGGAGCCTCCGACCAACCTCAATTGAAGGAAATACGCGAGTCACCATTGCCGGTGTCAAGCTTGGTGGTCTCGAGTCCTATTCCCATTCCGATCACTCCAAATTCACCATTATACTTACGCAACAAACGCTTCAAGCTGTGGGGTAGCACACGCACTGCTCTGTCTACTCTATTTCAAACGAATGTATCGTATCTTAGAAAGCAAAGAAAGTATAAGAAAAGCTGA
- the LOC126873784 gene encoding calcium/calmodulin-dependent protein kinase type 1-like isoform X4, which yields MFAVKIIDKKALKGKEDSLENEIRVLRRLTHPNIVQLLETFEDKHKVYLVMELVTGGELFDRIVEKGSYTEKDASGLIRQVLEAVDYMHDQGVVHRDLKPENLLYYNPDEDSKIMISDFGLSKMEDSGIMATACGTPGYVAPEVLAQKPYGKAVDVWSIGVISYILLCGYPPFYDENDANLFAQILKGIILVFVCCYIHASVTVIGEFEFDSPYWDDISESAKDFIHKLMCVNVEERFSCKQALAHPWISGNAASNKNIHGSVGMSSSSLMVAASLPRSHGHTSNATAGTQQRPTAAGPRINRPLQRQPHAIPRSIAIQPQLPTQISGASDQPQLKEIRESPLPVSSLVVSSPIPIPITPNSPLYLRNKRFKLWGSTRTALSTLFQTNVSYLRKQRKYKKS from the exons ATGTTTGCTGTGAAAATCATTGATAAAAAAGCATTGAAAGGAAAAGAGGATTctttagaaaatgaaattagaGTGTTGCGAAG GTTAACACATCCAAATATTGTTCAATTACTGGAAACATTTGAGGATAAACACAAAGTTTATTTAGTTATGGAATT GGTTACCGGTGGAGAACTATTTGATAGAATTGTCGAAAAAGGTTCCTATACAGAGAAAGATGCATCAGGTTTAATAAGACAAGTTTTAGAAGCTGTGGATTATATGCATGATCAAGGTGTTGTGCATAGGGACCTTAAACCTGAAAaccttttatattataatccAGATGAAGATAGCAAGATCATGATTAGTGACTTTGGACTGTCGAAAATGGAAGACTCTGGTATTATGGCAACTGCTTGTGGTACTCCAGGATATGTTG cTCCAGAAGTCTTAGCACAAAAGCCGTATGGAAAAGCTGTAGATGTGTGGAGTATAGGAGTCATTTCTTACATCTTATTATGTGGTTATCCTCCATTTTATGACGAAAACGATGCGAACCTGTTTGCACAAATTTTAAAAG gTATTATTCTAGTTTTTGTATGCTGCTATATACATGCTAGTGTA ACTGTTATAggtgaatttgaatttgattcGCCGTACTGGGACGATATCAGTGAGTCTGCAAAGGATTTCATTCACAAATTGATGTGCGTCAATGTCGAGGAGCGCTTTAGTTGCAAACAAGCCCTTGCACATCCTTG GATATCCGGCAATGCTGCtagcaataaaaatatccaTG GCTCCGTAGGAATGTCTTCCTCTTCTCTCATGGTTGCAGCAAGCCTACCACGCAGCCACGGTCATACGTCAAATGCAACGGCTGGCACTCAACAGCGGCCAACAGCAGCAGGGCCCAGGATCAACAGGCCCCTCCAGCGGCAACCCCACGCCATACCCCGATCAATCGCAATCCAACCCCAGTTACCAACCCAGATCAGTGGAGCCTCCGACCAACCTCAATTGAAGGAAATACGCGAGTCACCATTGCCGGTGTCAAGCTTGGTGGTCTCGAGTCCTATTCCCATTCCGATCACTCCAAATTCACCATTATACTTACGCAACAAACGCTTCAAGCTGTGGGGTAGCACACGCACTGCTCTGTCTACTCTATTTCAAACGAATGTATCGTATCTTAGAAAGCAAAGAAAGTATAAGAAAAGCTGA
- the LOC126873784 gene encoding calcium/calmodulin-dependent protein kinase type 1-like isoform X5, whose amino-acid sequence MPLFGKKDSNKKIKKDGKDDKSPSVEDKYILKELLGTGAFSEVRLAESKEKPGQMFAVKIIDKKALKGKEDSLENEIRVLRRLTHPNIVQLLETFEDKHKVYLVMELVTGGELFDRIVEKGSYTEKDASGLIRQVLEAVDYMHDQGVVHRDLKPENLLYYNPDEDSKIMISDFGLSKMEDSGIMATACGTPGYVAPEVLAQKPYGKAVDVWSIGVISYILLCGYPPFYDENDANLFAQILKGIILVFVCCYIHASVTVIGEFEFDSPYWDDISESAKDFIHKLMCVNVEERFSCKQALAHPWISGNAASNKNIHGTVSEQLKKNFAKSRWKQAYHAATVIRQMQRLALNSGQQQQGPGSTGPSSGNPTPYPDQSQSNPSYQPRSVEPPTNLN is encoded by the exons ATGCCGCTCTTCGGTAAAAAGGATTCGAATAAAAAGATCAAGAAAGATGGGAAAGACGATAAATCGCCGTCTGTCGAGGACAAATACATCCTAAAGGAGTTGCTTGGAAC GGGTGCTTTCTCTGAAGTACGTTTGGCAGAAAGTAAAGAAAAGCCTGGTCAAATGTTTGCTGTGAAAATCATTGATAAAAAAGCATTGAAAGGAAAAGAGGATTctttagaaaatgaaattagaGTGTTGCGAAG GTTAACACATCCAAATATTGTTCAATTACTGGAAACATTTGAGGATAAACACAAAGTTTATTTAGTTATGGAATT GGTTACCGGTGGAGAACTATTTGATAGAATTGTCGAAAAAGGTTCCTATACAGAGAAAGATGCATCAGGTTTAATAAGACAAGTTTTAGAAGCTGTGGATTATATGCATGATCAAGGTGTTGTGCATAGGGACCTTAAACCTGAAAaccttttatattataatccAGATGAAGATAGCAAGATCATGATTAGTGACTTTGGACTGTCGAAAATGGAAGACTCTGGTATTATGGCAACTGCTTGTGGTACTCCAGGATATGTTG cTCCAGAAGTCTTAGCACAAAAGCCGTATGGAAAAGCTGTAGATGTGTGGAGTATAGGAGTCATTTCTTACATCTTATTATGTGGTTATCCTCCATTTTATGACGAAAACGATGCGAACCTGTTTGCACAAATTTTAAAAG gTATTATTCTAGTTTTTGTATGCTGCTATATACATGCTAGTGTA ACTGTTATAggtgaatttgaatttgattcGCCGTACTGGGACGATATCAGTGAGTCTGCAAAGGATTTCATTCACAAATTGATGTGCGTCAATGTCGAGGAGCGCTTTAGTTGCAAACAAGCCCTTGCACATCCTTG GATATCCGGCAATGCTGCtagcaataaaaatatccaTGGTACTGTATCTGAACAACTTAAAAAGAATTTCGCCAAATCAAGGTGGAAG CAAGCCTACCACGCAGCCACGGTCATACGTCAAATGCAACGGCTGGCACTCAACAGCGGCCAACAGCAGCAGGGCCCAGGATCAACAGGCCCCTCCAGCGGCAACCCCACGCCATACCCCGATCAATCGCAATCCAACCCCAGTTACCAACCCAGATCAGTGGAGCCTCCGACCAACCTCAATTGA
- the LOC126873786 gene encoding eukaryotic translation initiation factor 3 subunit H, translating to MNSRTQTRRIPEVEPRIDYVQCDGLVVMKMVKHCHEESMSNMDVAQGALLGLVVQNRLEITNCFPFPKNDEIMDEEEYQLAMMRRLRWVNVDHFHVGWYQSADVGNFLNVSLLESQYHYQTSIEESVVLIYDTAKSARGFLTLKAYRLTPQAIQMYKEGEFTPEALRTLKIGYENLFIEIPVVIKNSNLTNIMMSELEEMIPEEEGTKYLDLGTATVLENQLRCLMDRVDELNQEAMKFNRYQQLVVRQQQEKNRLLAKRAQENAARAAKDEPPLPDDDINKLMRPLPVPPRLNPMIVAGQINTYSEHISQFCAQSLAKLYITQSLQNAKESKSSH from the exons atgaattcaAGAACTCAAACTAGAAGAATTCCCGAGGTAGAGCCTCGAATAGATTATGTGCAATGCGACGGGTTAGTAGTCATGAAAATGGTAAAGCATTGTCACGAAGAATCGATGAGTAACATGGATGTAGCTCAAGGTGCTCTGCTTGGTTTAGTTGTTCAAAATCGTCTCGAGATTACCAATTGTTTCCCTTTTCCCAAAAACGATGAGATTATGGACGAAGAAGAATATCAACTTGCTATGATGCGTCGTCTTCGatg GGTAAATGTTGATCATTTCCATGTTGGATGGTATCAGAGCGCAGACGTTGGCAATTTCTTAAACGTATCTCTATTAGAATCACAATATCATTATCAAACATCCATCGAAGAATCGGTGGTGCTTATATATGATACAGCCAAGTCAGCCAGAGGTTTTTTAACTTTAAAAGCATACAGGCTTACTCCCCAAGCTATACAAATGTATAAGGAAGGTGAATTTACACCAGAAGCATTACGTACTTTGAAGATTGGTtacgaaaatttattcattgAGATCCCAGTTGTGATAAAGAACAGTAATTTGACTAATATAATGATGTCTGAACTAGAGGAAATGATTCCTGAGGAAGAAGGTACTAAGTATTTAGATCTCGGAACAGCCACAGTCTTGGAAAATCAGTTACGTTGTTTGATGGATCGTGTGGATGAATTAAATCAAGAAGCTATGAAGTTCAATAGATATCAGCAGCTAGTTGTTCGTCAACAGCAAGAGAAGAACAGACTTTTGGCTAAGAGAGCTCAAGAGAATGCTGCTAGAGCTGCTAAAGATGAGCCTCCATTACCAGATGATGATATCAACAAATTAATGAGACCTTTACCTGTTCCTCCTAGACTGAATCCAATGATCGTTGCTGGACAGATTAATACATATAGTGAACACATTTCTCAGTTCTGTGCTCAAAGTTTAGCAAAATTATACATTACTCAAAGTCTACAGAATGCCAAGGAATCGAAATCCTCCCATTAA
- the LOC126873781 gene encoding sorting nexin lst-4, whose amino-acid sequence MEGHQVRALYDFTGEPGTAELSITAGEMLTVMRDNVGDGWCEGFNQSGKSGLFPAAYVQIVDTSASAPNAMTSSQQSSGDYWDDEWDDDSEVGQTQAYVPQQQQQHMMQLQQHNSVDYGDSVSMQTIHSVIPERPIPNIPKKNNKFSTLIKSGEDSYLLGMRVANVPENEKIYIEEIEGGRFRWSSRGESYNCVVTSPKKESKLKGLKSFIVYQLTPTFNNIQVSRRYKHFDWLHERLEEKYCFIPIPPLPDKQISGRYEEQFIEHRRTQLQEFVDYVCRHPVLARSRVWEHFITCTDEKRWKAGKRQAEKDELLGVNYFNAVQCPETILDVIKVEIQTDAFSRFISGLDPVVKNFMAMAVDQTKKSLLYKREFQKIGQSFSALSHALEGDDSSRGRLTYALKITGDAYNDIGKLYEEQPKFDWEPLSDKFHIYRGIISSFPDVISIHKTAVQKRKDYERLVSEHKMEPQQLRDLSHRTDVIARALLAEETHFQTEQEIHLTQAMKTHLTEQIKFYQKIVDKLREALNAYEG is encoded by the exons ATGGAGGGCCACCAG GTAAGGGCATTATATGACTTCACTGGAGAGCCAGGAACAGCAGAGTTGTCTATCACAGCAGGAGAAATGTTGACTGTTATGAGGGATAATGTGGGTGATGGATGGTGTGAAGGTTTTAATCAGAGTGGAAAGTCTGGATTGTTTCCAGCGGCATATGTTCAAATTGTTGACACTTCAGCATCTGCTCCAA ATGCAATGACATCATCCCAACAAAGTTCAGGGGATTATTGGGATGATGAATGGGATGACGATTCAGAAGTTGGACAAACGCAAGCGTATGTTCCtcagcagcaacaacaacatATGATGCAATTGCAACAGCACAATAGTGTTGATTATGGAGATTCAGTTTCTATGCAAACTATTCATTCTGTGATACCTGAAAGGCCTATACCCAACATaccaaagaaaaataataaattttctacattaatAAAGTCTGGAGAAGATAGTTATTTATTAGGGATGAGAGTAGCAAATGTTCctgaaaatgagaaaatatatattgagGAAATTGAAGGTGGACGTTTTAGGTGGAGTTCAAGAGGGGAATCCTACAACTGTGTAGTTACATCTCCTAAGAAAGAATCTAAACTGAAGGGTCTTAAAAGTTTCATAGTTTATCAACTTACACCAACg TTCAACAATATTCAAGTTTCAAGAAGATACAAACACTTTGATTGGCTACACGAACgtttggaagaaaaatattgttttattccCATTCCACCATTGCCAGATAAACAAATATCAGGGAGATATGAAGAACAATTTATCGAACATCGACGCACACAATTACAAGAATTCGTTGATTACGTTTGTAGACATCCTGTACTAGCACGTAGTCGCGTATGGGAACATTTTATAACTTGTACAGATGAGAAAAGGTGGAAGGCCGGCAAGAGACAGGCTGAGAAAGATGAATTATTAGGCGTAAATTACTTTAATGCTGTGCAATGTCCTGAAACAATTTTGGATGTTATAAAAGTGGAAATTCAAACGGATGCTTTCAGTAGATTTATAAGCGGATTGGATCCGgttgttaaaaattttatggCTATGGCTGTTGATCAAACAAAGAAAAGCCTTCTTTATAAGAgagaatttcaaaaaattggTCAAAGTTTTAGTGCATTAAGTCATGCTTTAGAAGGCGACGATAGTAGTCGAGGAAGATTGACCTACGCGTTAAAAATAACGGGAGATGCTTATAACGATATCGGCAAGTTATACGAAGAACAGCCTAAGTTTGATTGGGAACCTTTGTctgataaatttcatatttatagaGGAATCATCAGTAGTTTCCCAGATGTAATTAGCATACACAAG ACTGCTGTACAAAAACGTAAAGATTACGAAAGGTTAGTAAGTGAACATAAAATGGAGCCGCAACAATTGCGAGATTTATCTCATCGAACCGATGTAATAGCACGAGCTCTTCTCGCCGAAGAAACGCATTTTCAAACAGAACAAGAAATACATTTAACTCAAGCAATGAAAACGCATCTCACGGAGCAAATTAAGTTTTATCAAAAGATTGTAGATAAATTACGGGAAGCGTTAAATGCATACGAAGGCTAA